From Rhodovastum atsumiense, a single genomic window includes:
- the murJ gene encoding murein biosynthesis integral membrane protein MurJ → MLRSILTVGGWTMVSRVLGFLRDILIAAMLGAGPVADAFFLANRLPNLFRRLFGEGAFNAAFVPGFAGVLASEGPAAARRFAEEALAVMTFWLLGLTVLAEIFMPQIMGLYALGFTDEPEKFALVVELARITFPYMPLICLTALLSGVLNGLDRFAAAAAAPVIYNVVSIGFMLALPPFVPTVGHALSWGVSVSGVAQIVLLYWAVRRAGMSLRLPRPRLTPQMRLLFRRMGPGLLGSGVIQLNLAVDAFISGLLPAGTVSVIYYADRVNQLPLGVIGVAVGTALLPTLSRQVRGGEPGQAVTTLNRAIEFALLLTLPAALALVVAALPIVSVLFGRGAFTPEDAQRAAEALAAYAVGLPAFVLVKVLVPAFFARGDTKAPVWTGTLAVVVNLALNFALMGPLQHMGPPLSSSIAAWFNVVLLAWLLHRRGHLATDAELRRRVPRMLAAGLAMTAVLWMVERTVFAALGGSFGLRWVALALLVSAGLAAYGVAGQLLGGFDLRKAAQAVLRRRRAPAE, encoded by the coding sequence ATGCTGCGCAGCATCCTCACCGTCGGCGGCTGGACCATGGTCAGCCGCGTCCTCGGCTTTCTCCGCGACATCCTGATCGCCGCCATGCTGGGGGCCGGTCCGGTGGCCGACGCCTTCTTCCTGGCCAACCGGCTGCCCAACCTGTTCCGCCGCCTGTTCGGCGAGGGCGCGTTCAACGCCGCCTTCGTGCCGGGCTTCGCCGGGGTGCTGGCCTCCGAGGGCCCAGCCGCGGCGCGCCGCTTCGCCGAGGAAGCGCTCGCGGTCATGACCTTCTGGCTGCTCGGCCTGACCGTGCTGGCCGAGATCTTCATGCCGCAGATCATGGGCCTCTACGCCCTGGGCTTCACCGACGAGCCGGAGAAATTCGCGCTGGTGGTGGAGCTGGCGCGGATCACCTTCCCCTACATGCCGCTGATCTGCCTGACCGCGCTGCTGTCGGGCGTGCTGAACGGGCTCGACCGCTTCGCCGCCGCGGCCGCCGCGCCGGTGATCTACAACGTGGTCTCGATCGGCTTCATGCTGGCCCTGCCCCCCTTCGTGCCGACGGTCGGGCATGCGCTGTCCTGGGGCGTCTCGGTCTCCGGCGTGGCGCAGATCGTACTTTTATACTGGGCGGTGCGCCGCGCCGGCATGTCGCTGCGCCTGCCACGGCCGCGGCTGACGCCACAGATGCGCCTGCTGTTCCGCCGCATGGGCCCGGGCCTGCTCGGCTCGGGGGTGATCCAGCTCAATCTCGCGGTGGATGCCTTCATCTCCGGCCTGCTGCCGGCGGGCACGGTCTCGGTGATCTATTACGCCGACCGGGTGAACCAGTTGCCGCTCGGCGTGATCGGGGTCGCGGTCGGCACGGCGTTGCTGCCGACGCTGTCACGCCAGGTGCGCGGCGGCGAACCCGGCCAGGCGGTGACCACGCTGAACCGCGCCATCGAGTTCGCGCTGCTGCTGACCCTGCCGGCGGCGCTGGCGCTGGTGGTGGCGGCGCTGCCGATCGTCTCCGTGCTGTTTGGTCGCGGCGCCTTCACGCCCGAGGACGCGCAGCGCGCCGCCGAGGCGCTGGCGGCCTACGCGGTCGGGCTGCCCGCCTTCGTGCTGGTGAAGGTGCTGGTGCCCGCCTTCTTCGCCCGCGGCGACACCAAGGCCCCGGTCTGGACCGGCACGCTGGCGGTGGTGGTCAACCTCGCGCTGAACTTCGCCCTGATGGGGCCGCTGCAGCACATGGGGCCGCCGCTCAGCTCCTCGATCGCGGCCTGGTTCAACGTGGTGCTGCTGGCCTGGCTACTGCACCGCCGCGGGCACCTGGCGACGGATGCCGAGCTGCGCCGGCGGGTGCCGCGCATGCTGGCGGCGGGGCTGGCGATGACCGCCGTGCTGTGGATGGTGGAGCGGACGGTGTTCGCGGCGCTGGGCGGCAGCTTCGGGCTGCGCTGGGTGGCACTGGCGCTGCTGGTTTCGGCCGGGCTGGCCGCCTATGGCGTCGCGGGCCAGTTGCTGGGAGGGTTCGACCTGCGCAAGGCGGCGCAGGCCGTGCTGCGGCGGCGCCGCGCGCCGGCGGAATGA
- the trpS gene encoding tryptophan--tRNA ligase yields MQRIFSGIQPTGIPTLGNYLGAVRNWVKLQHDHDCIYCVVDLHAITVAHDPKALAQATREMAAALIASGIDPKHSILFHQSAVHAHVRLSWIFECVVRIGWLNRMTQFKDKAGKDRENVSAGLYTYPALMAADILAYHATRVPVGDDQRQHLELANDVAQKFNFDFCGGEPFFPVIEPVIMGPAARVMSLRDGTKKMSKSDPSDQSRISLTDDADTIALKIRRAKTDPEPLPGEPAGLEGRPEARNLVGIYAALTDSDHAGVLREHGGQGFGAFKGALTELLVDKLSPIAGEMRRLLADPATMDAILRDGARQAEAIAEPIVKKAEDLVGFLRV; encoded by the coding sequence ATGCAGCGCATCTTCTCCGGCATCCAGCCCACCGGCATTCCCACCCTCGGCAATTATCTCGGGGCGGTGCGGAACTGGGTGAAGCTGCAGCACGACCACGACTGCATCTACTGCGTGGTGGACCTGCACGCGATCACCGTCGCGCACGACCCCAAGGCACTGGCGCAGGCAACGCGGGAGATGGCCGCCGCCCTGATCGCCAGCGGCATCGACCCGAAGCATTCCATCCTGTTCCACCAGTCGGCGGTGCATGCACATGTGCGGCTGTCCTGGATCTTCGAATGCGTGGTGCGCATCGGCTGGCTGAACCGCATGACGCAGTTCAAGGACAAGGCCGGCAAGGACCGCGAGAACGTCTCGGCCGGGCTCTATACCTATCCCGCGCTGATGGCCGCCGACATCCTGGCCTACCACGCCACCCGCGTGCCGGTGGGCGACGACCAGCGCCAGCACCTGGAACTGGCCAACGACGTTGCGCAGAAATTCAATTTCGACTTCTGCGGCGGCGAGCCCTTCTTCCCGGTGATCGAGCCCGTGATCATGGGCCCGGCGGCGCGGGTGATGTCGCTGCGCGACGGCACCAAGAAGATGTCGAAATCCGACCCGTCCGACCAGTCGCGCATCAGCCTGACCGACGACGCCGACACGATCGCGCTGAAGATCCGCCGCGCCAAGACCGACCCGGAACCGTTGCCGGGCGAGCCCGCCGGACTCGAGGGCCGGCCGGAAGCGCGCAACCTGGTCGGCATCTACGCCGCCCTGACCGACAGCGACCATGCGGGCGTGCTGCGCGAGCATGGCGGCCAGGGCTTCGGCGCCTTCAAGGGGGCGCTGACCGAGCTGCTGGTGGACAAGCTGTCGCCGATCGCGGGCGAGATGCGGCGGCTGCTCGCCGATCCCGCCACCATGGACGCGATCCTGCGCGACGGCGCCCGCCAGGCCGAGGCGATCGCCGAGCCGATCGTGAAGAAGGCCGAGGATCTGGTCGGCTTCCTGCGCGTCTGA